In the Primulina eburnea isolate SZY01 unplaced genomic scaffold, ASM2296580v1 ctg739_ERROPOS11973397, whole genome shotgun sequence genome, one interval contains:
- the LOC140822229 gene encoding mitogen-activated protein kinase kinase kinase 20-like, giving the protein MHWIRGETLGRGGFAFVSKGITQQEDGCLSTNIPPVVAVKSSKSSESKDLVKEKKLLDLFNNCPFIIRCFGDDTTEEDGQELYNIFLEYASGGCLADIIKSSAGKGMPEPVVKHHTRSVLMALSHMHALGYVHCDIKPHNILIVKEGDEKKNVNTSVKDTAKLGDLGSALSMRGGADESDGGFRGTVLYAAPESITNQTYVPQSDVWSLGCTVLFMLTGKSPWKFDNPTTATDVMMTIGCSDQIPEIPKTKKISKEAVDFLKKCFVKDPRSRCTADILLDHPFVKARNSPLAAKCSSRHHHHRLITSRLSHGISSLIPSCFHFDVSAAVYT; this is encoded by the coding sequence ATGCATTGGATTAGAGGAGAAACTTTGGGCAGAGGGGGTTTTGCCTTCGTCTCTAAAGGCATAACCCAACAAGAAGATGGCTGCCTCAGTACTAATATTCCACCCGTCGTCGCTGTCAAATCTTCAAAATCATCGGAGTCCAAGGATCTTGTCAAAGAAAAGAAGCTTCTCGATCTGTTCAACAATTGTCCGTTCATCATCCGATGTTTCGGGGACGATACGACTGAAGAAGATGGTCAGGAATTATACAATATCTTTCTCGAGTACGCTTCCGGAGGTTGTTTGGCCGACATCATCAAGTCCAGCGCTGGCAAAGGCATGCCGGAGCCTGTTGTGAAGCATCACACGAGATCGGTTCTCATGGCTCTTTCTCATATGCACGCACTGGGGTACGTGCACTGCGATATCAAGCCCCACAATATCCTGATCGTTAAGGAAGGTGACGAGAAAAAGAATGTGAATACTTCTGTTAAAGATACTGCAAAGCTTGGAGATCTTGGAAGTGCTCTTAGCATGCGTGGCGGCGCTGATGAGTCTGATGGGGGTTTCAGGGGTACCGTTCTCTATGCGGCTCCCGAGTCGATAACCAATCAAACATATGTACCTCAATCAGATGTTTGGTCCTTGGGATGCACCGTCTTGTTCATGTTGACTGGGAAATCGCCTTGGAAGTTTGACAACCCCACAACTGCCACTGATGTGATGATGACAATCGGTTGTAGCGATCAGATTCCAGAGATCCCCAAGACCAAGAAGATTTCGAAAGAGGCAGTGGATTTTCTCAAGAAGTGTTTTGTTAAGGATCCAAGGTCAAGATGTACTGCCGACATTCTTCTTGATCATCCCTTCGTCAAAGCTAGAAACTCTCCTCTTGCCGCAAAATGCAGCAGCCGCCACCACCACCATCGTCTGATCACCTCAAGATTATCTCACGGCATCAGCTCATTGATCCCCAGCTGCTTTCATTTCGACGTTTCGGCAGCAGTCTATACTTAA
- the LOC140821840 gene encoding uncharacterized protein, whose protein sequence is MNMASRSRIPRKLSPKFLRRCFFSNPSFSTSDQISKLFSGSRVPFPKPSCNKLYFGEIIPPQYAISKYQSQIKIPKFSGENPQNREMVDFCRVFTMPRSIGISLFNAQDARVFCHPVSCCNIMYDKPRLFSSNSDQSSSSAEQMPDISIKNRNQNQEFKHQEITGPTVDRDLSALANETRDVLEMKMRTMYSLSKALAGLGLVHLALGAWTAYITRDSPIPEVLVQSFLAFGMPFSLAFMLRRALKPMYFFKKMEEQGRLQILTLTLQISKNLNAFFVRFRGISYLCVAGASVGLILAVLSR, encoded by the coding sequence ATGAACATGGCTTCCAGATCCAGAATACCTCGCAAGCTTTCCCCTAAATTCCTCCGCCGGTGTTTCTTTTCGAATCCCTCCTTTTCCACTTCTGACCAAATTTCTAAACTTTTCTCCGGTTCCAGAGTTCCCTTCCCAAAACCCTCATGCAATAAACTATATTTTGGTGAGATCATACCGCCACAATATGCCATTTCTAAGTACCAAAGTCAAATCAAGATACCGAAATTTTCTGGAGAAAACCCACAAAATCGTGAAATGGTTGATTTTTGTCGAGTTTTTACTATGCCCAGATCGATTGGTATTTCTCTGTTTAATGCTCAAGATGCCCGTGTTTTTTGCCACCCAGTATCCTGCTGTAATATAATGTACGATAAACCTAGATTATTTTCGTCCAATTCAGACCAATCGTCGTCTTCAGCTGAACAAATGCCCGACATCTCTATTAAGAATCGGAATCAGAACCAGGAATTCAAGCATCAGGAGATCACTGGGCCGACTGTCGATCGGGATTTATCAGCATTAGCAAATGAAACACGCGACGTTCTTGAGATGAAGATGAGGACTATGTACAGTCTAAGTAAGGCTTTGGCTGGATTAGGCCTCGTGCACCTTGCGTTGGGAGCTTGGACAGCATATATTACAAGGGATTCGCCTATTCCAGAGGTGTTGGTACAGAGTTTCTTGGCTTTTGGGATGCCATTCTCACTTGCATTCATGCTGAGGCGAGCGTTGAAGCCAATGTACTTCTTCAAGAAAATGGAGGAGCAAGGTAGACTGCAGATTTTGACCCTTACTCTTCAGATTTCCAAGAATTTGAACGCTTTTTTTGTTCGTTTTCGTGGAATTTCTTATTTGTGTGTTGCTGGTGCATCTGTTGGTTTGATCCTTGCAGTGCTTTCTCGGTGA